In Candidatus Rokuibacteriota bacterium, a genomic segment contains:
- a CDS encoding ABC transporter permease, with translation MVLYALRRLLLAVPLLVGITFVSFLVIHLAPGDPVELETGDLSVKGSAQAVQALREVYGLDKPLYLQYWLWVTRLARLDFGRSFAPDGKPVLQKIAERLPITLFLNTIEMLLILIVAVPIGVLSATRQYSLFDKVTTIFVFVGFATPDFWLALLLMILFGVQLGWLPVSGLRSLNWEYLPYWRQQWDFVSHLLLPILVATFGGLAGFSRYMRQSMLEVVRQEYVQTARAKGLSEQAVIGKHALRNALLPVVTILGLSLPGLIGGSVIVESVFAIPGMGQLMVQAVFMRDYPVIMGNLVIVATLTLVANLVADISYGLVDPRIRVGRRGAR, from the coding sequence ATGGTCCTGTACGCGCTCCGCCGGCTCCTGCTGGCCGTTCCCCTCCTGGTCGGTATCACCTTCGTCTCTTTCCTGGTGATCCACCTGGCTCCCGGCGATCCGGTCGAGCTGGAGACCGGCGACCTCAGCGTCAAGGGCTCGGCCCAGGCCGTGCAGGCGCTCCGCGAAGTCTACGGGCTCGACAAGCCCCTGTACCTCCAGTACTGGCTCTGGGTGACCCGCCTCGCACGGCTGGACTTCGGCCGGTCGTTCGCGCCTGACGGCAAGCCGGTCCTCCAGAAGATCGCCGAGCGCCTGCCCATCACGCTCTTCCTGAACACCATCGAGATGCTCCTGATCCTGATCGTGGCGGTGCCGATCGGGGTCCTTTCGGCCACCCGCCAGTACTCGCTCTTCGACAAGGTCACCACGATCTTCGTCTTCGTGGGTTTTGCCACGCCGGATTTCTGGCTCGCCTTGCTCCTGATGATCCTCTTCGGCGTCCAGCTCGGCTGGCTCCCGGTCTCGGGCCTCCGCTCGCTGAACTGGGAGTACCTGCCCTACTGGCGCCAGCAGTGGGACTTCGTCTCCCATCTCCTCCTGCCGATCCTGGTGGCGACCTTCGGCGGGCTCGCCGGCTTCTCGCGCTACATGCGGCAGAGCATGCTCGAGGTGGTCCGGCAGGAGTACGTGCAGACGGCCCGGGCGAAGGGGCTCTCGGAGCAGGCGGTCATCGGCAAGCACGCCCTCCGGAACGCCCTCCTCCCGGTCGTCACCATTCTGGGCCTCTCGCTCCCCGGCCTCATCGGCGGGAGCGTGATCGTGGAGTCGGTCTTCGCGATCCCCGGGATGGGGCAGCTCATGGTCCAGGCCGTGTTCATGCGCGACTACCCGGTGATCATGGGCAACCTGGTCATCGTGGCCACCCTCACGCTCGTGGCCAACTTGGTGGCGGACATCTCGTACGGCCTCGTGGATCCGCGCATCCGCGTGGGCCGCCGCGGCGCGAGGTGA
- a CDS encoding ABC transporter permease, with protein MAARARGEIGLFWRTFVKNRLAVTGGVIVVCLILIAGCAPWLAQSDPYRPDVKKILDPPTWSHWLGTDQIGRDVFARIVYGARVSLAVGFVSVGIATAIGLLLGSVGGYAGGMIDAAVMRLVDLMLVFPRFFLLLAVLAFLQPSIWTIMAVIGLTGWMGVARLVRAEFLSLKEREFVLWSQAVGASGFRIIWRHILPNAMAPVLVAMTLGIPAAILTESGLSFLGLGVQPPSPTWGNILNDGKDSIEIAWWLSLYPGLAILITVLSYNLLGEGIRDALDPRLRAVVGRVDRPTKRRAVLRFIVGH; from the coding sequence GTGGCTGCACGCGCCCGCGGCGAGATCGGGCTCTTCTGGCGGACGTTCGTGAAGAACCGTCTGGCCGTCACGGGCGGGGTCATCGTGGTCTGCCTGATCCTGATCGCCGGGTGCGCCCCCTGGCTGGCGCAGTCGGACCCGTACCGCCCCGACGTGAAGAAGATCCTGGATCCGCCCACGTGGAGCCACTGGCTCGGCACGGATCAGATCGGGCGCGACGTGTTCGCGCGCATCGTCTACGGCGCGCGCGTGTCCCTGGCGGTGGGGTTCGTCTCCGTGGGGATCGCGACCGCAATCGGGCTGCTGCTGGGGTCGGTGGGCGGGTACGCCGGCGGGATGATCGACGCGGCGGTCATGCGCCTGGTGGACCTCATGCTGGTCTTCCCGCGGTTCTTCCTCCTCCTGGCCGTGCTCGCCTTCCTCCAGCCCTCCATCTGGACCATCATGGCGGTGATCGGGCTCACGGGCTGGATGGGCGTCGCCCGGCTCGTGCGCGCGGAGTTCCTCTCGCTCAAGGAGCGTGAGTTCGTGCTCTGGTCCCAGGCCGTCGGCGCCAGCGGCTTTCGAATCATCTGGCGCCACATCCTTCCCAACGCGATGGCGCCGGTGCTGGTGGCGATGACGCTCGGCATTCCCGCGGCGATCCTAACGGAGTCGGGGCTCTCGTTCCTCGGGCTGGGGGTGCAGCCTCCCTCGCCCACCTGGGGGAACATCCTCAACGACGGCAAGGACTCGATCGAGATCGCCTGGTGGCTCTCCCTCTACCCGGGACTGGCGATCCTGATCACGGTCCTGTCCTACAACCTGCTCGGCGAGGGGATTCGGGACGCCCTGGACCCCCGGCTCCGTGCGGTTGTCGGTCGGGTTGACCGCCCAACGAAGCGCAGGGCGGTGCTGCGATTCATCGTTGGTCATTGA
- the ndhC gene encoding NADH-quinone oxidoreductase subunit A — MEHVPLLMVFGIAAVVAGAMLWIPLLIAPRRPSPVKLEPFECGKDPVALPEGRFAIKFATVAIFFIIFDIELMFVFPWTVLARELGWFGLAAILVYLGILMLGFLYIWQKGGLEWD, encoded by the coding sequence ATGGAACACGTCCCGCTCCTGATGGTCTTCGGCATCGCCGCGGTGGTCGCGGGAGCGATGCTGTGGATCCCGTTGTTGATCGCGCCCCGGCGCCCCAGTCCGGTCAAGCTCGAGCCCTTCGAGTGCGGCAAGGATCCCGTCGCGCTCCCCGAAGGGCGATTCGCCATCAAGTTCGCGACGGTGGCCATCTTCTTCATCATCTTCGACATCGAGCTGATGTTCGTGTTCCCGTGGACCGTGCTCGCGCGGGAGCTCGGGTGGTTCGGTCTCGCGGCGATCCTCGTCTACCTCGGCATCCTGATGCTCGGCTTCCTGTATATCTGGCAAAAGGGAGGCCTCGAATGGGACTAG
- a CDS encoding NADH-quinone oxidoreductase subunit C, which yields MDGQAILARLVECFPGRILETHAFRGDHTAVVDLSAIAEVLRFCRDDPALGFEVLMDLTAVDYLKYPGREDGPRFEVVYHLYSLTHNHRLRLKVRVEEEDAVVSTAVPLWPVADWFEREVWDMFGIRFAGHPDLRRLLMYEEFQGHPLRKDYPVNKRQPLIGPKV from the coding sequence ATGGACGGACAGGCGATTCTTGCTCGGCTCGTAGAGTGCTTCCCCGGCCGGATCCTCGAGACCCACGCCTTCAGGGGCGATCACACGGCGGTGGTGGACCTGTCGGCCATCGCCGAGGTCCTGCGCTTCTGCCGGGACGACCCGGCGCTCGGCTTCGAGGTCCTGATGGACCTGACGGCGGTGGACTACCTGAAGTACCCCGGGCGTGAGGACGGGCCCCGCTTCGAAGTCGTCTACCACCTCTACTCGCTCACCCACAACCACCGACTCCGGCTGAAGGTGCGGGTGGAGGAGGAAGACGCCGTAGTCTCCACGGCCGTTCCCCTGTGGCCGGTCGCCGACTGGTTCGAGAGGGAGGTGTGGGACATGTTCGGGATCCGCTTCGCGGGTCACCCGGACCTCCGCCGCCTCCTGATGTACGAAGAGTTCCAGGGCCACCCGCTCCGGAAGGACTACCCCGTGAACAAGCGCCAGCCCCTCATCGGGCCCAAGGTCTGA
- the lipA gene encoding lipoyl synthase: protein MGVSLPLLESPSPRDVRKPAWLKVRAPGGPNYLRLKALMREWNLHSVCEEAHCPNIGECWEDLTATFMVLGDVCTRNCGYCAVTHGTPTWEDREEPERVARAVRTLGLEHVVVTSVNRDDLADGGAAVFAATIRAIRREAPGCQVEVLIPDFQGSAEALAKVLDARPDILNHNTETVPRLYKLARHGGRYERTLDLFRRARAAVADLLTKSGLILGLGESRQELLATMQDLRAVDVNILTLGQYLRPSPRHLPVARFYPPEEFAELAALGRAMGFAHVEAGPLVRSSYHAKRQVQGIAAARWNTSRS from the coding sequence ATGGGCGTGTCGCTACCCCTTCTTGAGTCTCCGTCTCCCCGCGATGTTCGGAAGCCCGCGTGGCTGAAGGTGCGAGCTCCCGGGGGCCCGAACTACCTGCGCCTCAAGGCGCTCATGCGGGAGTGGAACCTCCACAGCGTCTGCGAGGAGGCGCACTGCCCGAACATCGGGGAGTGCTGGGAGGATCTGACCGCGACGTTCATGGTCCTCGGCGATGTCTGTACCCGGAACTGCGGCTACTGTGCGGTGACGCACGGGACGCCGACCTGGGAGGATCGCGAGGAACCCGAGCGCGTGGCGCGCGCGGTTCGCACGCTGGGGCTCGAGCACGTGGTGGTCACCTCGGTGAACCGGGACGACCTGGCCGACGGTGGCGCCGCGGTGTTCGCCGCCACAATCCGCGCAATCCGACGCGAGGCGCCAGGCTGCCAGGTCGAAGTGCTGATCCCCGATTTCCAGGGCTCGGCCGAGGCCCTGGCGAAGGTCCTGGATGCGCGCCCTGACATCCTGAACCACAATACCGAGACGGTCCCGCGTCTCTACAAGCTGGCGCGTCACGGGGGCCGATACGAGCGAACCCTGGATTTGTTCCGACGCGCCCGGGCTGCCGTCGCGGACCTGCTCACCAAGTCCGGGCTCATCCTGGGGCTGGGCGAGAGCCGCCAGGAGCTGCTTGCCACTATGCAGGACCTCCGCGCGGTCGACGTGAACATCCTCACGCTGGGCCAGTACCTCCGCCCCTCGCCCCGTCACCTGCCGGTCGCCCGCTTCTACCCCCCCGAGGAGTTCGCCGAGCTGGCGGCTCTGGGGCGGGCGATGGGTTTTGCCCACGTGGAGGCAGGCCCGCTGGTGCGGAGCTCTTACCACGCCAAGCGCCAGGTCCAGGGGATCGCGGCAGCGCGATGGAACACGTCCCGCTCCTGA
- a CDS encoding NADH-quinone oxidoreductase subunit D has product MAERTTREIFLGEGSGTGSGSQHLYVNVGPQHPAMHGIIRIMAELDGETVVKADVEIGYLHRAFEKECEEGPYNNAIPYTDRLNYVSPLINNFGYASCVEKLLGIDITERCKYIRTIMSEISRICDHLTCVGASAMELGAFTVFLYMIKAREFLWELVEDVTGARLTISYARVGGVKADLPEGFALKVRKAFKETRQVLEEVHKLLTGNRIFIDRMVGVGVLSREETIAYSITGPLLRATGVAYDVRRAQPYYAYDRVEFEIPTGQSGDNYDRYLVRMAEMEQSMRIVEQALDQLPGGPINVDFAGKPIDPALYVDRGKLGKTEGLLLLPITLSPNLQGLEKPAHREVNVADKRVVLPPKEETYGSIEGLMNHFMLVMDGYGIRPPQGDAYFPVEGANGELGFYVVSDGSDRPYRVRCRPPCFPPLAALHRMIEGGMVADVVPTFGSVNMIGGELDR; this is encoded by the coding sequence ATGGCCGAACGCACGACGCGCGAGATTTTCCTGGGCGAGGGGAGTGGCACCGGCTCGGGCTCCCAGCACCTCTACGTGAACGTGGGTCCCCAGCACCCGGCCATGCACGGCATCATCCGCATCATGGCCGAACTCGACGGCGAGACCGTGGTCAAGGCCGATGTGGAGATCGGCTACCTGCACCGGGCCTTCGAGAAGGAGTGCGAGGAGGGCCCGTACAACAACGCCATCCCGTACACGGACCGGCTCAACTACGTCTCCCCGCTGATCAACAACTTCGGCTACGCCTCCTGTGTCGAGAAGCTCCTGGGGATCGACATCACCGAGCGCTGCAAGTACATCCGCACCATCATGAGCGAGATCTCCCGGATCTGCGACCACCTGACGTGCGTCGGCGCCAGCGCCATGGAGCTTGGGGCCTTCACCGTGTTCCTCTATATGATCAAGGCCCGGGAGTTCCTCTGGGAGCTGGTGGAGGACGTGACCGGGGCGCGCCTGACGATCTCGTACGCCCGCGTTGGAGGGGTCAAGGCCGATCTGCCCGAGGGCTTCGCGCTCAAGGTGCGGAAGGCCTTCAAGGAGACGCGTCAGGTGCTCGAGGAGGTCCACAAACTCCTGACCGGCAACCGGATCTTCATCGACCGGATGGTCGGGGTCGGGGTGCTGTCCCGCGAAGAGACGATCGCCTACAGCATCACGGGGCCGCTCCTTCGAGCGACCGGCGTCGCCTACGATGTGCGCCGGGCCCAGCCCTATTACGCTTACGACCGCGTCGAGTTCGAAATCCCCACGGGGCAGAGCGGGGACAACTACGACCGCTACCTGGTGCGCATGGCCGAGATGGAGCAGTCCATGCGGATCGTGGAGCAAGCTCTCGACCAGCTCCCGGGCGGGCCCATCAACGTGGATTTCGCCGGCAAGCCGATCGACCCCGCGCTCTACGTGGACCGTGGCAAGCTCGGCAAGACCGAAGGGCTGCTCCTGCTGCCGATCACGCTGTCGCCCAACCTCCAGGGGCTGGAGAAGCCGGCCCACCGGGAGGTCAACGTGGCCGACAAGCGCGTGGTCCTCCCTCCCAAGGAAGAGACCTACGGCTCCATCGAAGGGCTCATGAACCACTTCATGCTGGTCATGGACGGCTACGGGATCCGCCCGCCGCAGGGGGACGCGTACTTCCCGGTGGAGGGGGCCAACGGCGAGCTGGGGTTCTACGTCGTGTCCGACGGGAGCGATCGCCCGTACCGGGTGCGATGCCGGCCGCCGTGCTTTCCGCCGCTGGCCGCGCTCCACCGGATGATCGAAGGTGGGATGGTGGCCGACGTCGTCCCGACCTTCGGCTCGGTCAACATGATCGGCGGGGAGCTCGACCGGTGA
- the nuoB gene encoding NADH-quinone oxidoreductase subunit NuoB: MGLGSFFTSKLDEAIGWARKYSIFQYPFVTACCGMEYMATACSHYDVDRFGAGLPRFSPRQADVLFVVGTISHKMAPVLKRVYDQMTEPKWVVAFGVCTCTGGFYDNYATVMGIDTIIPVDVYIPGCPPRPESVLDGLMKLQEKIAAGAQRY, translated from the coding sequence ATGGGACTAGGGAGCTTCTTCACCTCCAAGCTCGATGAGGCGATCGGCTGGGCGCGGAAGTACTCCATCTTCCAGTACCCGTTCGTCACCGCGTGCTGCGGCATGGAGTACATGGCCACGGCCTGTTCCCATTACGATGTGGATCGCTTCGGCGCAGGTCTCCCACGGTTCTCGCCCCGGCAGGCCGACGTGCTGTTCGTCGTGGGGACCATCAGCCACAAGATGGCGCCCGTGCTGAAGCGAGTCTACGACCAGATGACCGAGCCCAAGTGGGTGGTGGCGTTTGGCGTCTGCACATGCACGGGCGGCTTTTATGACAACTACGCGACCGTCATGGGGATCGACACCATCATCCCGGTCGACGTCTACATCCCCGGCTGTCCGCCTCGGCCCGAGAGCGTGCTCGACGGGCTCATGAAGCTCCAGGAGAAGATCGCCGCCGGGGCTCAACGGTACTGA